In one Alphaproteobacteria bacterium genomic region, the following are encoded:
- the infB gene encoding translation initiation factor IF-2 codes for MSEGTSKSGGKLSLGKPGKLSLSKTVESGQVRQSFSHGRSKTVIVETKSRRSFERTDGGDMKAVKGGAARRPAQEGNKLVAENPLDGLSETERQARLRALEGAAKEEERRKIEAEEAERRAEEARRRKAEEEEARRLAEEEEARRKAEEAEKQAAEAEASEVKPAAAPEPEAPAAEDVPLPPSEKPDAAARAKAKTEADAAAAAAAAEKDKKNKGTMRLRGEPRRRQGKLTISQALEDDDGESRGRSMAALRRAREREKQQNRERLSRGEKVVREVTIPEAITVGDLANRMAERAPDVIKALMKMGVMAAVNQAIDADTAELVAEEFGHRVKRVSEADVEDVLIKPEEPEGEGVPRAPVVTVMGHVDHGKTSLLDALRATDVAAGEAGGITQHIGAYQVTMNSGDTITFLDTPGHAAFTSMRQRGAQVTDIVVLVIAADDGIQPQTVEAINHAKAAEVPIIVAVNKVDKEGADPNRAKTQLLEHELVPEDMGGDVICIEVSALKRLNLDALEEAILLQAEMLELKAVPEAPARGAVVEAKLEKGRGSVATVLVQSGTLKVGDIFVAGQEWGRVRALLDDKGRPVEQAGPSVPVEVLGLQGTPQAGDEFVVLSDESKAREIADYRQRKAREAQFTIAGRGTLEQMFEKVKAGEAEQLPVVVKTDVQGSLEAIIAALDKLATDEVKVRVLHGAVGGITESDVTLASSTGGVILGFNVRANPQARDHARRDGVDIRYYSIIYDLIDDMKAVLSGMLAPEEREEFLGYAEIRDVFAITKVGKVAGCMITDGEVRRGAKVRLLRDDTVIYEGSLKQLKRFKDDVREVKQGYECGMAFENYDDIKVGDVVECFDVQSVKREL; via the coding sequence ATGAGCGAAGGAACTTCTAAGAGCGGCGGCAAGCTTTCACTCGGGAAACCGGGCAAGCTGAGCCTGTCGAAGACGGTCGAAAGCGGACAGGTGCGCCAGAGCTTCAGCCATGGCCGTTCCAAGACCGTGATCGTCGAAACGAAGAGCCGGCGTTCCTTCGAACGGACCGACGGCGGCGATATGAAGGCCGTCAAGGGCGGCGCCGCGCGCCGGCCGGCCCAGGAAGGCAACAAGCTGGTCGCGGAAAACCCGCTGGACGGCTTGTCCGAAACCGAACGCCAGGCCCGCCTGCGCGCCCTGGAAGGGGCCGCGAAGGAGGAGGAGCGCCGCAAGATCGAGGCTGAGGAAGCCGAGCGCCGGGCCGAGGAAGCCCGTCGCCGCAAGGCCGAAGAGGAAGAGGCGCGCCGTCTCGCCGAGGAAGAGGAAGCCCGTCGCAAGGCCGAAGAGGCCGAAAAGCAGGCCGCCGAAGCCGAAGCCTCCGAGGTGAAGCCCGCTGCGGCGCCGGAGCCGGAAGCGCCTGCAGCCGAGGATGTGCCTCTGCCGCCGTCCGAGAAGCCGGATGCCGCGGCCCGCGCAAAGGCCAAGACCGAGGCGGACGCCGCCGCGGCCGCCGCCGCCGCGGAGAAGGACAAGAAGAACAAGGGCACGATGCGCCTGCGGGGCGAGCCGCGCCGCCGTCAGGGCAAACTGACCATTTCCCAGGCCCTGGAAGACGATGACGGTGAAAGCCGCGGTCGTTCCATGGCCGCGCTGCGCCGGGCGCGCGAGCGTGAAAAACAGCAGAACCGCGAACGTCTGTCGCGCGGGGAGAAAGTAGTGCGCGAAGTTACGATTCCGGAAGCCATTACCGTCGGTGATCTGGCCAACCGTATGGCCGAACGGGCCCCCGATGTCATCAAGGCCCTGATGAAGATGGGCGTCATGGCCGCCGTGAACCAGGCGATCGACGCGGATACCGCCGAACTGGTCGCCGAGGAATTCGGCCACCGGGTGAAGCGTGTGTCGGAAGCCGATGTCGAAGACGTACTGATCAAGCCGGAGGAGCCGGAAGGCGAGGGCGTGCCGCGCGCGCCGGTCGTCACGGTCATGGGCCATGTCGACCACGGCAAGACCTCGCTGCTGGATGCGCTGCGCGCGACCGATGTCGCGGCGGGCGAGGCCGGCGGCATCACCCAGCATATCGGTGCCTATCAGGTCACCATGAATTCCGGTGACACGATCACCTTCCTCGACACGCCCGGCCACGCGGCGTTCACCTCCATGCGTCAGCGCGGCGCCCAGGTGACCGACATTGTCGTCCTGGTCATCGCGGCCGATGACGGTATCCAGCCGCAGACGGTGGAGGCGATCAACCACGCCAAGGCGGCGGAAGTGCCGATCATCGTGGCAGTCAACAAGGTCGACAAGGAAGGCGCCGACCCGAACCGTGCCAAGACGCAGCTTCTGGAGCACGAACTGGTGCCGGAAGACATGGGCGGCGACGTGATCTGCATCGAAGTGTCGGCGCTGAAGCGCCTGAACCTGGACGCGCTGGAAGAGGCGATCCTGCTGCAGGCCGAAATGCTGGAACTGAAGGCCGTGCCCGAGGCGCCGGCCCGCGGTGCGGTGGTCGAGGCCAAGCTGGAAAAGGGCCGCGGTTCCGTCGCGACCGTGCTGGTGCAGAGCGGCACCCTGAAGGTCGGCGACATCTTCGTCGCCGGTCAGGAATGGGGCCGTGTCCGTGCGCTGCTGGACGACAAGGGCCGCCCGGTCGAACAGGCCGGTCCGTCCGTTCCGGTCGAGGTGCTGGGACTGCAGGGCACGCCGCAGGCCGGCGACGAATTCGTCGTGCTGAGCGATGAATCCAAGGCCCGCGAAATCGCCGACTACCGTCAGCGCAAGGCGCGCGAGGCGCAGTTCACCATTGCCGGACGCGGGACGCTCGAGCAGATGTTCGAGAAGGTCAAGGCCGGCGAGGCGGAGCAGCTTCCGGTCGTCGTCAAGACCGACGTCCAGGGCTCGCTGGAGGCGATCATCGCGGCGCTGGACAAACTGGCCACCGACGAGGTGAAGGTCCGCGTCCTGCACGGTGCTGTCGGCGGGATCACCGAATCCGACGTGACGCTGGCATCGTCGACGGGCGGGGTGATCCTGGGCTTTAACGTCCGCGCAAACCCGCAGGCCCGCGACCATGCGCGCCGCGACGGGGTCGATATCCGGTACTACTCCATCATCTATGACCTGATCGACGACATGAAGGCGGTCCTGTCGGGGATGCTGGCGCCGGAAGAGCGCGAGGAATTCCTGGGCTATGCCGAGATCCGCGATGTCTTCGCGATCACCAAGGTCGGCAAGGTCGCAGGCTGCATGATCACCGACGGCGAAGTCCGCCGCGGCGCCAAGGTGCGCCTGCTGCGCGACGATACGGTGATCTACGAGGGCTCGCTGAAACAGCTCAAGCGCTTCAAGGACGATGTTCGTGAGGTCAAGCAGGGCTACGAATGCGGCATGGCCTTCGAAAACTACGACGACATCAAGGTCGGCGACGTGGTCGAGTGTTTCGACGTACAGTCGGTGAAGCGCGAGCTGTAA
- the addA gene encoding double-strand break repair helicase AddA — MTGRTTQKPDPDLIQRRAADPKASVWVAASAGSGKTKVLTDRVLALLVDGAKPDGLLCVTFTKAAASEMANRIHRRLSQWTRLSDAELETAIRRLDGGSVTAEKMNRARRLFAQVLDLPGGLRIRTIHSFCQSVLGRFPLEARVAPNFEAMDERQAAEAMDLAQETVLRAALAGGVLGEALERVTARAIESGFSDLMAEMSRRRGWLSEALRRHGGLEGTIAALYDALQAEPGLDEATIIAKACAADAPDEMGLRLAAEALRNFGGKGNQDRWPVIEAWLNGGPETRIATFDRYFGVFITKEGTPNSKIVVKKITENSPASIDVIGVEQQRLMAVDARLRRQGTARASEALLRLGAAVLKAYEDFKRATARLDYDDLIQKTSALLTRDTVPWVLFKLDGGLSHLLIDEAQDTSADQRRIVDALIGEFFSGAGGSAEQRTLFVVGDAKQSIYSFQGADPEGYRAWRDSLSRSAMAGGTDIRPVPMEVSFRSVQAVLDAVDRTFAEPPASDGVVTPEEAPLRHYAFARKAGLRGRVEVWSPTAPGDAVDPDPFAPPDAALTGGTDATQILAAGLATTVRGWLDRGELLESEGRPIRAGDILFLVQRRTELIDALVRELKRLDIPVAGVDRIALTEQIAVMDLLALARALLLPQDDLTLACVLKSPFVGFDDDDLFRIARDRGGNSLWQQLSRMRLDDPRLTAAADWFDGLLQATDRLPPYELFQRALLSPCPGPGRMAAAGDTYTGRQALVARLGAEVEDPLEEFLSLALDHDVKRTPTLEGFLSWFARGNTELKRDLETEARDEIRIMTVHGAKGLQAPIVILPDALTKSGARSAPLRWLQREAGGALPIWTPSGRYEDAVAAELKQAEKDAAEREYRRLLYVAMTRAESRLIVTGRLARRKPSEGNWLDLVKGGLEKLPGTRTETLTPVPEWQAEALIYETGDPAAAAEADRPAAAGAVTAPAWLTSPPPTEPSPPRPLAPSRPGNTDPPVRSPLDDADPLRFKRGTLVHRLLQTLPDLAMEKRHDAAARFLAMPAHDLTADQQAQLRDETFGVLEHPGFAALFGPDSRAEVPLAGLIEQSGESKGPFAVSGQVDRLLIRGHEILVLDYKTLRPAPSDPERVPPAYLAQMAGYRAILRQIYPDRPIRCALVFTETPRLVPLPDTLLDSHA, encoded by the coding sequence GTGACCGGGCGCACCACACAGAAGCCCGACCCGGACCTGATCCAGCGCCGGGCTGCGGACCCGAAGGCCAGCGTCTGGGTCGCCGCCAGCGCGGGCAGCGGCAAGACCAAGGTCCTGACGGACCGCGTTCTGGCGTTGCTGGTCGATGGGGCGAAGCCGGACGGCCTGCTGTGCGTGACCTTCACCAAGGCCGCGGCCTCCGAAATGGCCAACCGCATTCACCGCAGACTGTCGCAATGGACGCGGCTGAGCGATGCGGAGCTTGAGACCGCGATCCGGCGGCTGGACGGCGGTTCCGTCACGGCGGAGAAGATGAACAGGGCCCGTCGCCTCTTCGCCCAGGTGCTGGATCTTCCCGGCGGGCTGCGTATCCGCACCATTCATTCCTTCTGCCAGTCGGTCCTGGGCCGATTTCCCCTGGAAGCCCGGGTCGCCCCCAATTTCGAGGCCATGGATGAAAGGCAGGCGGCGGAGGCCATGGACCTGGCACAGGAGACGGTTCTGCGCGCCGCGCTGGCCGGCGGCGTCCTGGGCGAGGCGCTGGAACGGGTGACCGCCCGGGCAATTGAAAGCGGCTTTTCCGACCTGATGGCAGAGATGTCGCGGCGCCGCGGCTGGCTGTCGGAGGCGCTGCGCCGTCACGGCGGGCTGGAGGGCACGATTGCCGCCCTCTACGATGCGCTGCAGGCCGAACCGGGTCTCGACGAGGCAACCATCATCGCGAAGGCCTGCGCCGCCGATGCCCCGGATGAAATGGGCCTGCGCTTGGCGGCGGAGGCGCTGCGGAATTTCGGCGGCAAGGGCAATCAGGACCGCTGGCCGGTCATCGAGGCCTGGCTGAACGGCGGGCCGGAAACCCGCATTGCCACCTTCGACCGCTATTTCGGCGTCTTCATCACGAAGGAGGGCACGCCGAACAGCAAGATCGTGGTCAAGAAGATCACGGAGAACAGCCCGGCCAGCATCGATGTGATCGGTGTCGAGCAGCAGCGGCTGATGGCCGTCGATGCCCGACTCCGGCGACAGGGCACCGCCCGGGCCAGCGAGGCGTTGCTGCGGCTGGGCGCGGCGGTCCTGAAGGCCTATGAGGACTTCAAGCGCGCCACGGCACGGCTTGACTATGACGATCTGATTCAGAAGACCAGCGCCCTGTTGACCCGCGATACCGTGCCCTGGGTCCTGTTCAAGCTGGATGGCGGCCTGTCCCATTTGCTGATCGACGAGGCGCAGGATACGAGTGCCGATCAACGCCGGATCGTCGATGCCCTGATCGGGGAGTTCTTTTCCGGCGCCGGCGGCAGCGCGGAGCAGCGGACCCTGTTCGTCGTCGGCGACGCCAAGCAGTCGATCTACAGTTTTCAGGGCGCCGATCCCGAAGGATATCGCGCCTGGCGGGACAGTCTGTCCCGGTCCGCGATGGCCGGCGGCACGGACATCCGTCCGGTCCCGATGGAAGTCTCCTTCCGCTCGGTTCAGGCCGTCCTCGACGCGGTCGACAGGACCTTTGCCGAACCGCCCGCGAGCGATGGCGTGGTCACACCGGAAGAGGCGCCGCTGCGCCATTATGCCTTCGCCCGGAAGGCAGGGCTGCGCGGCCGGGTCGAGGTCTGGAGTCCGACGGCACCGGGCGATGCGGTGGACCCGGACCCTTTCGCCCCCCCGGACGCGGCGCTGACCGGCGGTACGGATGCGACACAGATTCTCGCCGCGGGCCTGGCCACAACAGTGCGGGGCTGGCTTGACCGGGGCGAGTTGCTGGAATCGGAAGGCCGCCCGATCCGCGCCGGGGACATCCTGTTTCTCGTGCAACGGCGCACCGAGTTGATCGATGCCCTGGTACGGGAGTTGAAACGGCTCGACATTCCGGTGGCCGGGGTCGACCGCATCGCGCTGACAGAGCAGATCGCGGTCATGGATCTTCTTGCCCTGGCCCGGGCGCTGCTGCTGCCGCAGGACGACCTGACCCTGGCCTGTGTCCTGAAATCGCCCTTTGTCGGATTCGACGATGACGATCTGTTCCGGATTGCCCGGGACCGGGGCGGAAACAGCCTGTGGCAGCAACTCAGCAGGATGCGGCTGGACGATCCGCGACTGACCGCGGCTGCAGACTGGTTCGACGGATTGCTGCAGGCCACGGATCGACTGCCGCCCTATGAGCTGTTTCAGCGGGCCCTTCTGTCCCCCTGTCCGGGACCGGGCAGGATGGCAGCCGCCGGCGACACCTATACCGGCCGTCAGGCCCTGGTCGCCCGGCTGGGTGCGGAGGTCGAGGACCCGCTGGAGGAGTTCCTCAGCCTCGCCCTGGACCATGACGTGAAACGGACACCGACGCTGGAAGGGTTCCTGTCCTGGTTCGCCCGCGGCAATACCGAGTTGAAGCGCGACCTGGAAACCGAGGCGCGGGATGAAATCCGCATCATGACGGTGCATGGCGCCAAGGGGCTGCAGGCGCCGATCGTGATCCTGCCCGACGCCCTGACCAAGAGCGGCGCCCGCAGTGCCCCGCTGCGCTGGCTGCAGCGCGAAGCGGGCGGCGCCCTGCCGATCTGGACACCGTCCGGCCGCTATGAGGATGCCGTGGCCGCCGAGCTGAAACAGGCTGAGAAGGACGCCGCGGAGCGGGAGTATCGACGGCTGCTCTATGTCGCCATGACCCGGGCGGAATCGCGCCTGATCGTCACCGGCCGCCTGGCCCGTCGAAAACCGTCGGAAGGCAACTGGCTCGACCTGGTAAAAGGCGGCCTTGAGAAGCTGCCCGGCACCCGCACCGAAACCCTGACACCGGTCCCGGAATGGCAGGCAGAGGCGCTGATCTACGAAACCGGGGATCCGGCCGCAGCAGCAGAAGCCGACCGCCCCGCCGCCGCCGGTGCCGTGACGGCCCCGGCCTGGCTGACATCCCCACCGCCGACAGAGCCCAGCCCGCCGCGGCCGCTGGCACCCAGCCGGCCGGGGAATACAGATCCGCCCGTGCGCTCACCGCTGGACGATGCCGATCCCCTGCGGTTCAAGCGGGGCACCCTGGTGCACCGTCTGCTGCAGACGCTGCCGGATCTGGCGATGGAGAAACGACACGATGCGGCGGCCCGCTTCCTGGCGATGCCCGCCCATGACCTGACGGCCGATCAGCAGGCACAGCTGCGCGACGAGACCTTCGGCGTTCTGGAGCATCCCGGGTTTGCCGCCCTGTTCGGCCCCGACAGCCGGGCGGAGGTCCCACTGGCCGGCCTGATCGAGCAGTCCGGCGAATCGAAAGGACCCTTCGCCGTCTCCGGGCAGGTCGACCGGCTTTTGATCCGGGGGCATGAGATCCTTGTCCTCGACTATAAGACACTGCGACCGGCCCCATCCGACCCGGAGCGCGTGCCCCCGGCCTATCTGGCCCAAATGGCCGGATACCGGGCGATTCTGCGCCAGATATATCCGGATCGACCGATCCGTTGCGCCCTGGTATTTACGGAAACGCCACGTCTTGTGCCGCTGCCGGACACACTGTTGGACAGCCACGCTTGA
- a CDS encoding RNA-binding protein has protein sequence MAEPEEPALPELATDEGTASAGREPVRRCLATGERRSREELIRFVLGPDGVVVPDLAAKLPGRGMWLSADARSIKTALDRKLFARAARAAVTAPPDLIDRVAELLTRRCIETVSLARRAGEAVCGFEKTRAALKGDPGAAVLLQARDGAEDGRSKLAALARDAVPVVAVLDAAELGEAFGRETAVHAALAPGGLSRRFLTEAGRLKGFRETAAGMGRPVGKDDG, from the coding sequence ATGGCGGAACCGGAAGAGCCGGCCCTGCCGGAGCTCGCGACCGACGAGGGAACGGCATCGGCCGGTCGGGAACCGGTTCGCCGCTGCCTCGCCACCGGGGAGCGACGGTCCCGGGAAGAGCTGATCCGCTTCGTGCTGGGCCCCGACGGTGTGGTGGTCCCGGACTTGGCGGCAAAGCTGCCGGGACGTGGAATGTGGTTGAGCGCCGATGCACGAAGCATTAAGACGGCGCTGGACCGGAAACTGTTTGCCCGTGCGGCGCGCGCGGCGGTCACGGCACCGCCGGACCTGATCGACCGGGTCGCCGAGCTGCTGACGCGGCGCTGTATCGAGACGGTTTCCCTGGCGCGACGCGCCGGAGAGGCGGTCTGCGGGTTCGAAAAGACCCGCGCGGCCCTGAAGGGCGATCCCGGCGCTGCGGTCCTGCTTCAGGCCCGCGATGGCGCCGAGGACGGCCGGTCGAAGCTGGCGGCCCTGGCCCGTGATGCCGTGCCGGTTGTCGCGGTCCTGGATGCCGCGGAGCTGGGCGAGGCCTTCGGCCGGGAGACGGCCGTGCATGCGGCGCTGGCGCCGGGCGGACTGAGCCGCCGCTTCCTGACGGAGGCAGGGCGGTTGAAAGGTTTTAGAGAGACGGCGGCCGGCATGGGTCGGCCAGTCGGAAAGGACGACGGATGA
- the rbfA gene encoding 30S ribosome-binding factor RbfA, with translation MSDREPSQRQLRVGEQIRHALSRILARGELRDPALTNVPITVSEVRCSPDLKTATAYVLPLGGQNVGEVISALKRAGAFLRGQVAREVRLKYTPGLRFMADESFDEANRIDNLLRRPEVVRDLKPGAANDPDEDDPQGGRGDDPAQSARDD, from the coding sequence TTGAGTGACAGAGAACCATCACAGCGTCAGTTGCGTGTCGGGGAACAGATCCGACACGCGCTGTCGCGTATTCTGGCCCGGGGTGAGCTGCGTGACCCGGCGCTGACCAATGTGCCGATCACGGTATCCGAGGTACGCTGCTCGCCGGATCTGAAGACGGCAACGGCCTATGTCCTGCCGCTCGGCGGTCAGAATGTCGGCGAGGTGATCTCCGCCCTGAAGCGCGCGGGGGCCTTCCTGCGCGGCCAGGTGGCCCGGGAGGTGCGCCTGAAATACACGCCGGGTCTGCGGTTCATGGCCGACGAATCCTTCGATGAGGCCAACCGGATCGATAATCTGCTGCGGCGCCCGGAAGTCGTGCGGGATCTGAAGCCCGGTGCGGCGAATGATCCGGATGAGGACGATCCGCAGGGGGGGCGGGGCGACGACCCGGCCCAGTCGGCCCGCGACGACTGA
- the addB gene encoding double-strand break repair protein AddB, with product MTNLYSIPTWRPFVDALAEGLLARTAADPLALSDILVLLPTRRACRSLREAFLRRSGGRAMLLPRMRPIGEVDEEELVLTAPGDESGAIADLLDLPPAISTTERLLRLTELVKALRNAQAKADPALDEIGPDQALLLARELARLLDQVQTEGLTLDNLEALVPEEYAEHWAQTVVFLNILRSEWPAYLAASGEIDPAERRSRLMRAQARAWREAPPRHPIVVAGSTGSIPATAELIVSVSQLPLGTVVLPGLDRVLAEEDWPAVREDPTHPQFGLAQLLDQLGAGRADVVDWPDDDEPPAEPRIARARLIAEALRPAETTERWRSLDDLDAGGFEGVEWLAAPSPAAEAELAAQCLREVLETPGKTAALVTPDRMLARRVAAQMDRWGIRIDDSAGRPLSQTEAGRFFRLTAEAVAARLSPVALLALLKHPMAALGGRPNDLRRAVRNLEIACLRGPKPVGGTEGLRRAIEARRADPRGPGDAVLDDALRLTHAIEAALSPLTDLLEAGRAPFDSVLKAHIRASENLAAREDRPGADSLWRDDDGEALADFTLDLIPHGALLGPVGPGDYVALIDALMQGKTVRPRHGAHPRVAILGPLEARLQHADRFVLAGLNEGIWPPEPGDDPWMSRAMRRDFGLPAHERRIGLAAHDFAQACGAPEVVLLRAEKSGGQQTVPARWLERLATLTERLGLDVHLPKNNGHSTARLVWQRMLDRRDRLPALTRPAPTPPVDTRPDRLSATRIEVLMRDPYSIYAQYVLGLSALDPLEADLGAADKGTIIHQALDAFTRAHPDALPPDAADRLLQFGEEAFGSQVLANPAVKAFWWPRFVRIAHWFLAQEAARRTRLTASHTEIKGKMTIPTPRGGFTLSAEADRIDRFRDGGYAILDYKTGFVPTKRAVAELTAPQLPLEAAILKAGGFPGVPPGPVVELAYWKLSGGDPPGSIQTDGKLDADALADTVAERLTALIQAYEVETTPYPAVPRAELAPRFNDYAHLARIKEWSLGTEGGEGDA from the coding sequence GTGACCAACCTCTACTCGATCCCGACCTGGCGGCCTTTCGTCGATGCGCTGGCCGAGGGGCTGCTGGCCCGGACGGCGGCGGACCCGCTTGCCCTGTCAGACATCCTGGTACTGCTGCCGACACGCCGGGCGTGCCGATCCCTGCGCGAAGCATTTCTGCGCCGAAGCGGCGGCCGGGCCATGCTGCTGCCCCGGATGCGCCCGATCGGCGAGGTCGATGAAGAGGAACTGGTCCTGACCGCCCCCGGGGACGAATCCGGCGCGATCGCCGATCTGCTGGACCTGCCGCCCGCCATTTCCACGACCGAGCGGCTGTTGCGCCTGACCGAACTGGTGAAGGCGCTGCGCAACGCCCAGGCCAAGGCCGATCCGGCCCTGGACGAGATCGGCCCGGACCAGGCGCTGTTGCTGGCCCGGGAACTGGCGCGCCTGCTGGATCAGGTACAGACCGAAGGCCTGACACTCGACAATCTGGAAGCGCTTGTGCCGGAGGAATATGCCGAGCACTGGGCCCAGACCGTTGTCTTCCTGAACATTCTGCGCAGTGAATGGCCGGCCTATCTGGCGGCATCGGGCGAGATCGACCCGGCGGAGCGGCGCAGCCGCCTGATGCGAGCCCAGGCGCGGGCCTGGCGCGAGGCACCGCCACGGCATCCGATCGTCGTCGCAGGGTCGACCGGCTCCATCCCCGCCACGGCGGAGCTGATTGTTTCGGTATCGCAACTTCCCTTGGGCACCGTCGTTCTGCCGGGCCTGGACCGGGTTCTGGCCGAAGAGGACTGGCCAGCGGTTCGGGAGGACCCGACCCATCCGCAATTCGGCCTGGCTCAGTTGCTGGACCAGCTGGGGGCAGGACGTGCCGATGTCGTCGACTGGCCGGACGATGACGAACCGCCCGCGGAGCCCCGGATCGCCCGCGCCCGCCTGATCGCCGAGGCACTGCGCCCGGCCGAGACGACCGAACGCTGGCGCAGTCTGGACGACCTGGATGCCGGAGGGTTCGAAGGCGTCGAATGGCTTGCCGCGCCGTCTCCCGCGGCCGAGGCGGAACTGGCCGCGCAATGCCTGCGCGAGGTCCTGGAAACGCCGGGCAAGACCGCGGCCCTGGTCACGCCGGACCGGATGCTGGCGCGGCGGGTCGCGGCACAGATGGACCGGTGGGGCATCCGCATCGATGATTCCGCGGGCCGACCGCTGTCCCAGACCGAAGCCGGGCGGTTTTTCCGTCTGACCGCGGAGGCGGTGGCCGCGCGTCTGAGTCCGGTCGCGCTGCTGGCATTGCTGAAACATCCGATGGCGGCGCTGGGCGGGCGCCCGAACGATCTGCGTCGCGCCGTGCGCAATCTCGAGATCGCCTGCCTGCGCGGCCCGAAACCCGTCGGCGGGACCGAAGGACTGCGCCGTGCCATCGAGGCGCGCCGTGCGGATCCCCGCGGCCCGGGCGACGCCGTGCTGGACGATGCGCTGCGCCTGACCCATGCCATCGAGGCCGCCCTGAGCCCGCTGACCGACCTGCTGGAGGCCGGCCGCGCGCCGTTCGATTCCGTGCTGAAGGCCCATATCCGGGCATCGGAGAACCTGGCAGCGCGGGAGGACCGTCCCGGCGCGGATTCGCTGTGGCGCGACGATGATGGCGAGGCGTTGGCCGATTTCACCCTGGACCTGATTCCCCATGGTGCGCTGCTGGGTCCGGTCGGCCCGGGCGATTATGTGGCACTGATTGATGCGTTGATGCAGGGCAAGACGGTACGCCCGCGCCATGGGGCGCATCCGCGCGTCGCCATACTGGGCCCGCTGGAGGCCCGACTGCAACATGCCGACCGGTTTGTCCTGGCGGGCCTCAACGAGGGTATCTGGCCGCCGGAACCGGGTGACGACCCCTGGATGTCCCGCGCCATGCGCCGGGATTTCGGGCTGCCGGCCCATGAACGGCGCATCGGCCTGGCGGCCCACGATTTCGCCCAGGCCTGCGGTGCGCCGGAAGTCGTTCTGCTGCGGGCGGAAAAGAGCGGCGGTCAGCAGACCGTGCCCGCCCGCTGGCTGGAGCGGCTAGCCACCTTGACCGAACGGCTGGGCCTGGATGTCCACCTGCCGAAGAACAACGGGCACTCCACCGCGCGTCTGGTCTGGCAGCGCATGCTGGATCGGCGCGACCGCCTGCCGGCCCTGACCCGTCCGGCCCCGACACCCCCGGTGGACACGCGGCCCGACCGGCTGTCGGCGACCCGCATCGAAGTGCTGATGCGCGACCCCTATTCGATCTATGCCCAGTATGTCCTGGGCCTCAGCGCCCTGGACCCGCTGGAAGCCGATCTGGGCGCAGCGGACAAGGGGACCATCATCCATCAGGCGCTGGACGCCTTCACCCGCGCCCATCCCGACGCCCTGCCGCCCGACGCGGCGGATCGCCTCCTGCAATTCGGGGAAGAGGCCTTCGGCAGCCAGGTCCTGGCCAACCCGGCGGTGAAGGCCTTCTGGTGGCCGCGTTTCGTCCGCATCGCGCACTGGTTCCTGGCCCAGGAAGCGGCGCGCCGGACCCGCTTGACGGCCAGCCATACCGAAATCAAGGGCAAGATGACCATTCCCACGCCGCGCGGGGGCTTCACCCTGTCGGCGGAGGCGGATCGGATCGACCGGTTCCGCGACGGCGGTTATGCCATTCTGGATTACAAGACGGGTTTCGTTCCGACCAAGCGGGCGGTGGCCGAGTTAACCGCGCCGCAATTGCCGCTGGAAGCCGCAATTCTGAAGGCCGGCGGATTTCCGGGCGTGCCGCCGGGCCCGGTGGTTGAACTGGCCTATTGGAAGCTGAGCGGCGGCGATCCACCGGGCAGCATCCAGACTGACGGCAAGCTGGACGCCGACGCCCTGGCCGATACGGTGGCGGAAAGGCTGACTGCCCTGATTCAGGCCTATGAGGTGGAGACGACGCCCTATCCTGCGGTCCCACGGGCGGAGCTGGCACCACGTTTCAACGACTATGCCCATCTGGCCCGGATCAAGGAATGGTCGCTGGGCACGGAAGGTGGGGAGGGCGACGCGTGA
- the trxA gene encoding thioredoxin TrxA gives MSTVNVTDDEFETKVLQADGPVLVDYWADWCGPCKAIAPALDEISGSMQGKLTVAKLDIDSNPLTPSKYGVRGIPTLMLFKDGQVVGTKVGAAKKSDLESWLNQHV, from the coding sequence ATGAGCACGGTCAACGTCACCGACGACGAATTTGAAACGAAAGTCCTGCAGGCCGACGGTCCGGTCCTGGTCGACTACTGGGCCGACTGGTGCGGTCCCTGCAAGGCCATCGCCCCGGCGCTGGACGAGATTTCCGGCTCCATGCAAGGCAAGCTGACGGTTGCCAAGCTGGACATCGACAGCAACCCGCTGACCCCGTCGAAATACGGTGTGCGCGGCATTCCGACGCTGATGCTGTTCAAGGACGGTCAGGTCGTCGGCACCAAGGTCGGTGCCGCGAAGAAGAGCGACCTGGAAAGCTGGCTCAACCAGCACGTCTGA